In Candidatus Abyssobacteria bacterium SURF_5, the sequence AACACTGCCACACCTCTTAAGGGATACATGGGCGGATACGAGGGCTGGGAGCCGGTCCAAACAAAGCTCACCTGGATATCTACCGAACACAATATCGACCTCTACGCCGCTTTCATGAGGCTCTTTAACCATACCGGAGATGTCAAATGGAGAGACAGGGCTCTCCATGCCAAACATTTTGTGGAGTCGATGTGGAATGCTGAAGCAGGGCATTTTTGGACAGGCACGCTTGATGACTGCGCCACGATAAATACGAGTGTGATCCCCGTCGATGTGCAAGCGTGGGCGCTGATGGTGTTTGGCGATGTCAATGACTACTCGCGCGGCATTGAATGGGTCGAGGCGAACTGTTCCGTGAACGCTGACGGCGTGAGAGGATTTTCCTTCAGCGATTATGATGCCAGTCATGTCTGGTTTGAAGGAACTGCGCAAGTGGCGGGCGCTTACAAACTGCTGGGGAATACATCAAGTGCGGCAACGTATCTGCGCGAGATCGAGAAGGCTCAAAAATATGCGCCGAATGGCAACCGGCTCGGCATTGTAGCCTCTTCCGGCGATGGATTGGAGACGGGATTCGGTTGGGCCTATTATTCGAGACTTCATGTCGGCGCGACCGCCTGGTACATTCTGGCCAAGATGGGTATAAACCCATTCTGGGGGACTGCGCTCAAATAAGAAAGCAAAAAGATCAGGAGTCATGTCTAAAGGGCCTGTCACCTGAAATGCTTTTTCAGTCAATGGCCCGATGGCTTGCGTGAGCCGCAGGAAAGCGTCGTGAACTTCGATTGGATGTTGATGATCTCCAGATCGGAAGAGTTGTTCAGCGCAAAACAATAACGGCGGCCCGATGGACCGCCGGAGCGTTTATCGATTGGAGCGGGAGACGGGATTTGAACCCGCGACTTCAACCTTGGCAAGGTTGCACTCTACCGCTGAGTTACTCCCGCAACGTACGTTATTATACCCCGCTGCCAGAGCTTTGTCAACCCGCCATGCTAAAAAATAATTTTCATTCGCGAGCAAAAATGCGAGGGCGGCCCTGAGGCCGCCCCCATCCTCTATTCAGGCCAGCATCCTTCTCCTATTTTCGTTTGCTGTTGCTCTCCTCTCCCACTAGTACCTGCGTCACTTCCGTGGCGATATCATTCGAGGGATTCGGATCGCCCGGGATCACGATCTCCGCTTCCCAGGTGCAAAGGGGTGCGTCCTCAACCGCGACCGCGATCCGGAACATGTGCATCCGTCTGTTGTCATGACCCTTCGAAGGAACAGGCACGCTCCCTACCAGCACTCCATTTTTGTAGAGATTGAGCGAGCCTCCCACCTTCTTGTTGCCCTTGCCTCTTAACCCGAACAGCACGGATACGCGGACCATAGAGGCGTCATCATCATCCACTTCCACTTTGCGAGGAGCTTTGATTTTCTTGATCAGTCCATCAACCACGGCGGCCCTCTCGCAGTCGGAATCGGCCTGATCAACCAGTCCGTCGCAGTCGTTGTCGATGCCGTCGTCGCACACTTCCGCGGCGCCGGGATTCACGGCTGCGTTATTATCATCGCAATCGACATCGGCTGCATACCCATCCGCATCGAGGTCGTCATCGGGCGTGGCCGGATTGCAATCGTCGTCGATCCCATTATACGGAACTTCAGTCGCGCCGGGATTGACGGCGGGATTGGTGTCGTCGCAGTCGACGTCTGCCGCATAACCGTCGCCGTCCTGGTCGACCGGCGGCTGCTCGCAGTCGGAATCGGCCTGATCAACCAGTCCGTCGCAGTCGTTGTCGATGCCGTCGTCGCACACTTCAGCGGCGCCGGGATTCACGGCTGCGTTATTATCATCGCAATCGACATCGGCTGCATACCCGTCCGCATCGAGGTCGTCATCCGGTGTGGCGGGTTCGCAATCATCATCAATCCCATTGTACGGAATCTCTGTCACTCCCGGGTTGATGTCGGGATTGGTATCGTCGCAATCTCCGCCGCCATTTAGAGGATCGGGATTGCACGCCGAGTCTTCATAGCCGTCGCCATCGGCATCCTGGCAAGCCGGCAGTTCATAGACTTCGAATTCATTCGTGTCGACAGTTTCCTCTACATGAGGAAAGACAGTAGAATTATCTTCGTCAAAGGGAGAGCCGAACCATGAGACGCTCCACGTGTAGAAACCGGGCGCTGAAGGCGCCGGCGCCGCAAGCAGGACGGGGAACTGCAGGTCGCTCGAACCTGACCCGTCGTCGCCCACTCCTGTGGGGCCGGTTACTCTATCTATCTCAAAACCATCCTGATCGTAAAGGATCGCTCGAATCCACCCCTGCCGATACCCTCCGCTGAATGTGACAGTCACCGTCTGCCCCGGCTGGTAGCGGTCCAGATCGGTCGTCGCCGTCAGATTGATAACCGATTTGGTCGCGTCCTGCCACACACCGTGGGCATGACATCCATTGCAGGTAGGAGTATCATCGGTATGACATCCGGCACAATTGGTCGTAAAGTACTCGGACACCGCGAATGCTTTACCCGACGAGAAGCCCATCGCCAATACGGCCACGAAGAGCCATGTCGATACGACCATCCATTTGAATCTCATCGTGTATCTCCTTTAAATGTTTCGCCCAACAACACCGCTGTGAACTCGCCCTTCGTGATGCGCGCCTCAATGCTTCATAGGCATCACTCCTTCCCGGAGCAAAATCATCCCCCCATTCAGTACGGAAAAATTCCGCACTGACGAACGTGCCTTGCGCGAATGTTTTCTAATCTGGGGGACTTTGGGGGGACTGTGTTACGATTAAGTCTGGGAACTTACTAAATTGAAAGGAGCAGGTGAATTATCGGCGCATTCTTTGATCCTGCGACGCTGCCATGAACTTCAAGTTCTTCACGTTTTTCAAATGCCACCGATGTTCCATGCCCATTGCGGCTCAGCCCAGCCTCCGGACAAAAAGCAACTAATATGCCAACCCTCTTGCACAGGGGAAGGGGCGAGGACAGCCGTGAATACCGGTTTCATTCTCCTCAAAAGCTGATTCCGCTTCTGAAAAGAATACGTAAGGAAAATACTGATATCTCTTCTATTAAGAAGCATGATCGGCGAGGGGGCAGGTGATGCGCATACACAGAGCAGAACTGGTGGAACAGACGGAAGAATCGTCCGCCCAATGATGCTCCGGACAACGGACAGCATCCTCGGAGTAATTGAGCCATGCCTTCGCCTCATTTCGGGCGAAGGTTGTAGTTCCTATTTCCGCTTCACTCGCGAGAGAGAATAGATTCAGCCGCGCCGGAGGAACTCCATCAGCTCGATAACTTCGCCGTCCGGACCGTAAAACGCGCACGCTTTCGCCATTCCGAGATCCTGCGGCGGACTGACGAACTCAATCCCGTTGCTTTTCAGTTCCTGATAAACAGCTTCGGCGTCATCCACCGCGAACGCGAAATGATGAATGCACTGATCGTATGGTCGCAGCTTACGGGCGACGTTCTCGCCCTTGGGGTTTCGGATCTCGAGCAGGTTGATGCTTGCGCCCTTGTTATTGAAGAGGACATAGCGCATCTTCAATCCCTTGACACCCAGCACAGTTTCTATGCCGCGGTTGTCGGCGACTTCGAAATCCATCATCACCTCGAGCCCGAGCAGGTCCCGATAAAATGCGAGCGACTTCTCCATGTCGCTCACGCTGATGGCGATATGCTGCACTTCTTTCAAATGCATATTCTCCTCCTGAAATGGTGCGCATCGGGGCGCGATGAATCGCGCCCATTCATCGCACCGTGCGGGAGCACAACAAAATTGCGCATCAGATCTCTCTTACTGCCCGTAGCGCTCCTCGTAAAATTTCTTTATGTGCTCGCGCTGCTCGGGGCTGAGTCCCTTCGTCCATTGATGCGGATCGGCCGCCATGAATTCCTGCGTCACGCCCGGCAGCAGGTGCTCGGCCTGCGGAACGAATTCCATGTAGAAGCGGTGCGCGACCTCATAAAAGCCGTGCCACTGCGTGTAGTCGGGTCCCATCATCGCCGCGCCATGGCGCGCGCGCCGGCCCTCATGATGCCACAGGAAGAAATAGGTCCACTCGATCTCCTCATCGAACGGAGTAGCATTGATATTGCCGGCGTCCGCCAGCTTCTTCACTATCGCCGTGGCCGGTTTCGCAAACTTCTCGTTATACAATTCCACCACGTCGTCGTACTGCGCATAAAAGCTGAGGACGTAATCGGGCGCGTGGCAGTTCCGGCAGACCTTCTGCATGTTCTCGCGGCGCTGCTCCCAGTTGTCGAGTTTATTCGAGATCGCCGGCCGCAGCGTCCAACTGATCCGCGTGCCGACGTCATGCGTCAGCGGCATGTCCTTTGTCGCGCTCATATGGCACGACGCACACGTCGGCGCCGCAAAATAATCTTTGCCGAGAACCCAACTGTCGCTCTTGAGGTTCATGTCGTCGATCATCGCGCGGAACGCGATGCCGTGCTTCGATTCAGTGTAGATTTCATATTGCGGATGGTCCGGCCCGAGATGACATTTGCCGCAGTTCTCAGGCTGGCGCGCCAGCATCGGAGAAAACGAATGCCGCGAATGGCACGCGGCGCATGAGCCTTTGCTTCCATCCGGATTGATGCGGCCGATGCCCGTATTGGGCCACGTCGCGGGATCAAGCTTCCCGTTCGCCAGCATCTTCACGTGCGAGCCGTGACACTGCTTGCACCCTGAATTCGCCGCAGGCTCGCCCTCGACCACGTCGCCGAGCACGTTGTCGAGCGAGCCAAGTATTTCTCCCGCGCGCGCATGATGGCTCGCATCGAATTCCGCCGTCTCCTGCGAATGACATTGGCCGCAGTCTTTCGGTGAAACTATCGTCGAGATGATCGTATCGTAATGATTGAATGCATCCGCCTCGCCCTCTGCCGCCTGATGACACTCGTAACAGCCAACGCCGTTGGCCGCATGCGCGCTCGATTCCCACTGATGCACGATCACCGGCGCGACGCCGGCCTCCTCATGGCACACGATGCATTTCTTTGTTTCCTGCGACTGGTCTTCGAATCGTTCGTCGGCGGACGCCGCGGCCTGATACAAGAGCGGCGGGATCACGAAGAAAATAATAAGTGAAATGATTTTTCGAAACGGACCGAAACATTGCAACACGCTCCTCATCTTTCTCTCCTTTCACAACTGCAATCACATTAGCGGAAGGATATGACTATTATATCCTGAACAATAACTACCCGCATATGATAAAAATCACAGCGCGTTTTTGGACCAAAATGGGCCATCCGAATCTCGCCATAATAGGTCGGAAAAGTTTTTTCTAGATAATGTGGCTTTAGGACTTGACAGCTACCATATGTCGTGGTATAATTCTGCATGACACTTGGGGCCAGTAGATCCATTGACCCATGATTCCCGTTAGCACGAAGTAAGAACTTGCCATGGGGAGGAAACTATATGGCCGAAAAGAAAAAGGCGACTAAAAAGGCCGCCAAGAAGAAACCCGCAAAGAAAGCTACGAAAAAGACCGCAAAGAAGAAGAAGTAGTATCATCCACTGGCCCCAAGTGCCCACTTCAGAGTTCCTGCCACGGTCAAATCGAAATTGTCGCCACAAAACCCGCCGTCCCGTTTTCTTGAACAGCCCCACAGCCTGTGTTAAGATACCCGTGCAGCAAAAGAAAACGTTTGATTAAAAGAAATTTGGTCGTTCGCTATCCATGCCGACAATAAATATTCTTTCCGAAGACACTGCAAATAAAATCGCCGCCGGCGAAATCATCGAGCGGCCGTCGTCGG encodes:
- a CDS encoding VOC family protein; amino-acid sequence: MHLKEVQHIAISVSDMEKSLAFYRDLLGLEVMMDFEVADNRGIETVLGVKGLKMRYVLFNNKGASINLLEIRNPKGENVARKLRPYDQCIHHFAFAVDDAEAVYQELKSNGIEFVSPPQDLGMAKACAFYGPDGEVIELMEFLRRG
- a CDS encoding hydroxylamine oxidoreductase, translated to MRSVLQCFGPFRKIISLIIFFVIPPLLYQAAASADERFEDQSQETKKCIVCHEEAGVAPVIVHQWESSAHAANGVGCYECHQAAEGEADAFNHYDTIISTIVSPKDCGQCHSQETAEFDASHHARAGEILGSLDNVLGDVVEGEPAANSGCKQCHGSHVKMLANGKLDPATWPNTGIGRINPDGSKGSCAACHSRHSFSPMLARQPENCGKCHLGPDHPQYEIYTESKHGIAFRAMIDDMNLKSDSWVLGKDYFAAPTCASCHMSATKDMPLTHDVGTRISWTLRPAISNKLDNWEQRRENMQKVCRNCHAPDYVLSFYAQYDDVVELYNEKFAKPATAIVKKLADAGNINATPFDEEIEWTYFFLWHHEGRRARHGAAMMGPDYTQWHGFYEVAHRFYMEFVPQAEHLLPGVTQEFMAADPHQWTKGLSPEQREHIKKFYEERYGQ